One window of the Buchnera aphidicola (Shivaphis celti) genome contains the following:
- a CDS encoding chorismate mutase, which yields MTSKKILLKLRNQINQIDKLILDLLYKRRTLAISIAKKKIIHKFLIQDRTREKELLQNLILMGEKYHLSAKYIKKIFNIIIQDSVTIQTKITNKFIQNTNLKNPIFSFLGPTGSYSYIASMKYIKKYHNNYAIQQHKNFEDILHSVENNQSNYAIVPIENSFSGFIRPVYNLLFKTKLKIIGECYLPINHCLLTKSKILLSEIKVIYSHAQSFEQCSKFIQKYKYGKIKYTNSTSEAMQIVSNMDKNNIAAIGDKNSAKIYQLQTISENISNSLNNNTRFFILTKNIIHNLNIIPIKSTLILTTKKNLLFSIIIQLNKKKIKILQLESQLYNEKPIKEMIYIEILGHTHDEKIKHILQDFEKQDILINILGSYPTLDI from the coding sequence ATGACATCTAAAAAAATCCTATTAAAACTAAGAAATCAAATTAATCAAATTGATAAATTAATACTCGATTTATTATATAAAAGAAGAACATTAGCAATAAGCATCGCAAAAAAAAAAATCATACATAAATTTTTAATACAAGATCGTACACGGGAAAAAGAATTATTACAAAATTTAATTTTGATGGGAGAAAAATATCATCTATCTGCAAAATATATAAAAAAAATATTTAATATAATTATTCAAGATTCTGTTACTATACAAACAAAAATTACAAATAAATTTATCCAAAATACTAATTTAAAAAATCCAATATTTTCCTTTTTAGGTCCTACAGGATCATATTCATACATTGCAAGTATGAAATATATTAAAAAATACCATAATAATTATGCAATACAACAACATAAAAATTTTGAAGATATATTACATTCAGTAGAAAATAATCAATCGAATTATGCAATTGTTCCAATTGAAAATAGTTTTTCAGGTTTTATAAGACCTGTATATAATTTACTATTTAAAACAAAATTAAAAATTATTGGAGAATGTTATTTACCAATTAATCATTGTTTACTCACTAAATCGAAAATTTTATTATCCGAAATTAAAGTAATATATAGTCACGCACAATCATTTGAACAATGTAGTAAATTTATTCAAAAATATAAATATGGAAAAATAAAGTATACAAACAGCACTTCTGAAGCTATGCAAATTGTTTCTAATATGGACAAAAATAATATTGCAGCTATTGGAGACAAAAACAGTGCAAAAATATATCAATTACAAACAATATCAGAAAATATATCAAATTCTTTAAATAATAATACAAGATTCTTTATATTAACAAAAAATATAATACATAACTTAAACATTATACCTATAAAAAGTACATTAATTTTAACAACAAAAAAAAATTTATTATTCAGTATTATTATACAATTAAATAAAAAAAAGATAAAAATTTTACAACTAGAATCGCAATTATATAATGAAAAACCTATTAAAGAAATGATTTACATAGAAATTTTAGGTCACACACATGATGAAAAAATTAAACACATATTACAAGATTTTGAAAAACAAGATATATTAATCAATATATTAGGATCATATCCTACACTAGATATATAA
- the greA gene encoding transcription elongation factor GreA: MMNKIPMTVNGLKKLNMELKNLKNVIRPKIINAIAESRKHGDLKENAEYHAAREEQAFCEKRIKEIELKLYNAQVIDIKNVPFNGKIVFGATVSVFNINQNKKFIFCIVGDDEANFKEGLISVNSPMARSLIGKKKLDIVLVNTPSGIVKYQILDIQYI, encoded by the coding sequence TTGATGAACAAAATTCCAATGACTGTTAATGGATTAAAAAAACTAAATATGGAATTAAAAAATTTAAAAAATGTTATTCGTCCAAAAATTATTAATGCGATTGCTGAATCAAGAAAACATGGAGATTTAAAAGAAAATGCTGAATATCATGCTGCACGAGAAGAACAAGCATTTTGTGAAAAACGTATTAAAGAAATCGAATTAAAATTGTACAATGCGCAAGTTATTGATATTAAAAATGTTCCTTTTAATGGGAAAATTGTATTTGGTGCTACAGTAAGTGTTTTTAATATTAATCAAAATAAAAAGTTTATTTTTTGTATTGTTGGGGATGACGAAGCAAATTTTAAAGAAGGATTAATTTCTGTTAATTCTCCAATGGCAAGGAGTTTGATTGGAAAAAAAAAATTAGATATCGTATTAGTAAATACTCCTTCTGGAATAGTGAAATATCAAATACTTGATATACAATATATTTAA
- a CDS encoding RlmE family RNA methyltransferase — MKKKKNHRSKRWLNEHFRDHFIRKRDINHLRSRAWFKLHEIDLKYHLFKKGMNVVDLGSAPGSWSQYAIKKIGKNGLVISCDVNFMHAIPGVFFLQGDIKNIDVFNKLLTMIKDKKIHFIMSDIAPNITGISYIDMSNIVSLFKLVIKITLKVLSNRGSFLVKIFHGNEWNFFLEQLRSFFSNITICKPSASKNCSREIFVLARGFRK; from the coding sequence ATGAAAAAAAAAAAAAATCATCGTTCAAAACGTTGGTTAAATGAACATTTTCGTGATCATTTTATCAGAAAAAGAGACATCAATCATTTACGATCACGAGCATGGTTTAAATTACATGAGATAGATCTAAAATATCATTTATTCAAAAAAGGGATGAATGTTGTTGATTTAGGATCGGCTCCTGGAAGTTGGTCTCAATATGCTATTAAAAAAATTGGAAAAAATGGATTAGTTATATCATGTGATGTAAATTTTATGCATGCTATTCCAGGTGTATTTTTTTTACAAGGAGATATTAAAAATATCGATGTATTTAATAAGTTATTAACCATGATTAAAGATAAAAAAATTCATTTTATTATGTCAGATATAGCTCCAAATATTACTGGAATATCTTATATTGATATGTCTAATATAGTATCTTTGTTTAAATTAGTTATAAAAATAACATTAAAGGTTTTGTCAAATCGTGGATCATTTTTAGTAAAAATATTTCATGGTAATGAATGGAATTTTTTTTTAGAACAATTACGTTCTTTTTTTTCTAATATAACAATTTGTAAACCATCTGCTTCAAAGAATTGTTCTCGTGAAATTTTTGTTCTTGCTAGAGGTTTTCGAAAATAA
- the ftsH gene encoding ATP-dependent zinc metalloprotease FtsH, producing the protein MVKNVFFWLILFFFLMCILIGLNLNNDLIHEVNYTTFLSAIHKHEVRKARIYGKYIYFVNFMHKKYSTYMPFYDHQLLHKLLLNHVIIVGMPPQKSNILFSMLVSWFPTFLLIGVWFYFMRQVKNNVGRNSTSFGKSKTRIFSEKKIKVTFKDVAGCDEAKEEVRELVDYLKTPKKFKKLGGKIPKGVLMIGPPGTGKTLLAKAIAGEAGVSFITLSGSDFVEMFVGVGAARVRDVFHYARKKSPCIIFIDEIDAVGRHRGSMFGGGNDEREQTLNQILVEMDGFEGNPGIILIAATNRPDVLDPALLRPGRFDRQVVVSLPDVQGRNQILKVHMKNVPISSDVNTMIIARGTPGFSGADLSNLVNESVLFAARANQKEVSMLDFEKAKDKIMIGSERRSMIMTEQQKECTAYHESGHVIVGQLVPNHDPVHKVTIVPRGRALGVTLFLPESDVINLSKEALESQISTLYGGRLAEEIIYGASKVSTGAMNDIKVATNLARNMVTKWGFSDKLGPLLYETNQEDGSSFTHSLSTNSHISEFTASLIDKEIKSLIEKNYCRAKKILKDNINILYAMKDALIKYETINASQIHDLMNGKIL; encoded by the coding sequence ATAGTTAAGAATGTTTTTTTTTGGTTAATATTATTTTTTTTTCTAATGTGTATACTAATTGGATTAAATTTAAATAACGATCTTATCCATGAAGTAAATTATACCACTTTTTTATCTGCAATACATAAACATGAAGTACGAAAGGCACGTATTTATGGAAAATATATTTATTTTGTAAATTTTATGCATAAAAAATATTCTACCTATATGCCTTTTTATGATCATCAATTATTACATAAACTATTGTTAAATCATGTTATTATAGTGGGTATGCCTCCTCAAAAATCAAATATTTTATTTTCCATGTTAGTATCTTGGTTTCCTACGTTTCTATTAATTGGTGTATGGTTTTATTTTATGCGACAAGTGAAAAATAATGTTGGAAGAAATTCAACATCATTTGGAAAAAGTAAAACACGTATTTTTTCTGAAAAAAAAATTAAAGTTACTTTTAAAGATGTTGCAGGATGTGATGAAGCAAAAGAAGAGGTTCGTGAATTAGTTGATTATTTAAAAACACCAAAAAAATTTAAAAAATTAGGGGGTAAAATTCCAAAAGGAGTATTAATGATTGGACCTCCTGGAACTGGAAAAACTTTACTTGCAAAAGCTATTGCAGGAGAAGCTGGTGTATCTTTTATAACTTTATCTGGATCTGATTTTGTAGAAATGTTTGTTGGTGTGGGAGCAGCAAGAGTTCGAGATGTTTTTCATTACGCACGTAAAAAATCACCCTGTATCATTTTTATCGATGAAATTGATGCAGTAGGACGTCACAGAGGTAGCATGTTTGGGGGTGGTAATGATGAGAGAGAACAAACATTAAATCAAATTCTTGTTGAAATGGATGGATTTGAAGGAAATCCAGGTATTATTTTAATTGCTGCAACAAATCGTCCTGATGTTTTAGATCCTGCTTTATTAAGGCCTGGTCGATTTGATCGGCAAGTGGTAGTATCATTGCCAGATGTACAAGGTAGAAATCAAATTTTAAAAGTTCATATGAAAAATGTACCTATATCATCTGATGTAAATACTATGATAATTGCACGAGGGACTCCTGGTTTTTCTGGAGCAGATTTATCAAATTTAGTTAATGAATCAGTATTGTTTGCTGCTCGTGCAAATCAAAAAGAAGTTTCCATGCTGGATTTTGAGAAAGCGAAAGATAAAATTATGATTGGTTCAGAAAGACGTTCTATGATAATGACAGAACAACAAAAAGAATGTACTGCATATCATGAATCAGGACATGTCATTGTCGGTCAATTAGTTCCAAATCATGATCCTGTTCATAAAGTAACAATTGTTCCAAGAGGTAGGGCGTTAGGTGTAACTTTATTTTTACCTGAATCAGACGTGATTAATTTAAGTAAAGAAGCATTAGAAAGTCAAATATCAACTTTGTATGGAGGTCGTTTAGCTGAAGAGATTATATATGGAGCTTCAAAGGTTTCTACGGGAGCAATGAATGATATTAAAGTAGCAACTAATTTAGCTCGTAATATGGTAACGAAATGGGGATTTTCAGATAAATTAGGTCCGTTATTATATGAAACTAATCAAGAAGATGGTTCATCATTTACACACTCATTGTCTACAAATAGTCACATTTCTGAATTTACAGCTAGTTTAATTGATAAAGAAATTAAATCATTAATTGAGAAAAATTATTGTCGTGCAAAAAAAATATTAAAAGATAATATAAATATTTTATATGCTATGAAAGATGCATTGATAAAATATGAAACTATTAATGCTAGTCAAATCCATGACTTGATGAATGGAAAAATTTTGTAA
- the nusA gene encoding transcription termination factor NusA, producing MNKEILSVVNLVSHEKSLPREKIFEALEIALSIATKKKYTYDIDVRVSINRKNGNFDTFRRWMVVEKIINPTKEITLEAAQYENEKVQLSEFIEDKIQSIHFDRIATQAAKHIIVKKVREAEKAMIVNKFYNSKGALVKGFVKRIQRDAMIIDLGHDISAILLKKDMLPKEKFFTGDRIRGVLYKIRSQLHGIRLLISRSRAEMLIALFRIEVPEINEKVIEIKAIARDPGFRSKIAVTTHNKRVDPVGACVGMRGARVQSVSEEIGGEKIDIILWNNNAAQFVINAMAPVHVVSIIVHENIHAMDVAVHPNYLAQAIGKNGQNVRLAAQLSGWELNVMTMEDLQDKNKHKIHEIQTPINNQLYKKKDFLNILTHSSFLSLSELACISYTHFFKIKKINKYILFNMQEKAENYLSNLLIKKKNHIFIK from the coding sequence ATGAATAAGGAAATTTTGTCAGTTGTGAATTTAGTATCACATGAAAAATCTTTGCCTCGTGAAAAAATTTTTGAAGCATTAGAAATTGCATTATCTATTGCAACAAAAAAAAAATATACATACGATATTGATGTACGAGTTAGTATTAATCGGAAAAACGGAAATTTTGATACTTTTCGTCGATGGATGGTAGTAGAAAAAATTATTAATCCTACTAAAGAAATTACATTAGAAGCTGCACAATATGAAAATGAAAAAGTTCAATTAAGTGAATTTATAGAAGATAAAATTCAATCAATTCATTTTGATAGAATTGCTACACAAGCAGCGAAACATATTATTGTAAAAAAAGTTCGAGAAGCGGAAAAAGCAATGATTGTAAATAAGTTTTACAATTCAAAAGGTGCTTTAGTAAAAGGTTTTGTAAAAAGAATTCAACGTGATGCAATGATTATTGATTTAGGACATGATATTTCAGCAATTCTTTTGAAAAAAGATATGTTGCCAAAAGAAAAATTTTTTACTGGAGATCGTATACGTGGTGTATTATATAAAATACGTTCACAATTACATGGAATTAGATTGTTAATCAGTCGTTCAAGAGCAGAAATGTTAATTGCATTATTTAGAATTGAAGTTCCTGAAATTAATGAAAAAGTAATTGAAATTAAAGCAATTGCTCGTGATCCGGGATTTCGGTCAAAAATTGCTGTTACAACACATAATAAAAGAGTAGATCCAGTTGGTGCTTGTGTTGGAATGCGTGGTGCAAGAGTGCAATCTGTTTCTGAAGAAATTGGAGGAGAAAAAATAGATATTATTTTATGGAATAATAATGCAGCACAGTTTGTTATTAATGCTATGGCCCCTGTACATGTTGTATCGATAATTGTTCATGAAAATATTCATGCAATGGATGTTGCAGTACATCCAAATTATTTAGCACAAGCAATTGGTAAAAATGGACAAAATGTTCGTTTAGCAGCGCAATTGAGCGGATGGGAGTTAAATGTTATGACTATGGAAGATTTACAAGATAAAAATAAACACAAAATACACGAGATCCAAACTCCTATTAATAATCAGTTATATAAAAAAAAAGATTTCTTAAATATTTTAACTCATTCTAGTTTTTTATCTTTATCAGAATTGGCATGTATTTCTTATACACATTTTTTTAAAATCAAGAAAATTAATAAGTATATTTTATTTAATATGCAAGAAAAAGCTGAAAATTATTTATCAAATCTTTTAATTAAAAAAAAAAATCATATTTTTATTAAATAA
- the infB gene encoding translation initiation factor IF-2, with amino-acid sequence MTLFTLKNLSREMNITVIDLIEKFSNIGISKEENDYVNLYEKKLLLHYLSSKNELSLNIHVNENSHHSFSEKKINSLKKTNINLNNNDKNLIKKDVFLKKDSLNSTNDINTIYNKKTESIILKKKYLKNMNSEKNIVYEKKTVDIPSSIYFKNKKKDHVIKNKNHYKKNFHINKKVKINIINDSIKKKSLYNSSLNNNINLHKYEDINNVSEYQSDRYIQNNKVKNSQKVNENNIKKKKHDKKFFLHKNKNYSLLTNFIKPKKKLIREVIIHDMISIQDLANKMAIKGSEIIKRIKNIIDVTDVHQVIDQTTAQLIIEEMGHKAILQYENSLERFIINQNKISRKKYNSVHRSPIVTIMGHVDHGKTSLLDYIRSTKVAKNEFGGITQHIGAYCVNTKKGKITFLDTPGHSAFTKMRARGAQITDIIVLVVAGDDGVKPQTIEAIQHAKSAGVPLLVAINKIDKIESNSEKVKKELMNYEVIPEEWGGETIFVNISAITGTGIDNLLSAILLQAEVLELKSTVSGMAMGVVIESYLDKYRGPTATILVQEGKLRKGDNVLCGTTYGKIRVIIDSYNDEKKEIGPSIPVKILGLSDAPTSGDIFHVVKNEKDAREVALYRKNKIKNNQFEKMKKNSLNDIFNRIKNQSIKECNIILKTDVKGSLEAISNAIVAIQNKEVNIKILYSNVGNITETDVNFAISTKSMILGFNVQTNITAKKLIKKEKVDVRFYSVIYTLIDDIKLLIKGLISPQHQTIVIGSAEVRDKFQLTKSTVIVGCMVVNGSIKKNNAVRILRKKNIIYTGEIGSLRRFKDDVKLVGTGKECGIGIKNYNDICVGDVIESFEVIEVKK; translated from the coding sequence ATGACATTATTTACGTTAAAAAATTTATCACGTGAAATGAACATTACAGTTATTGATTTAATTGAAAAATTTTCTAATATAGGAATTTCGAAAGAAGAAAATGATTATGTTAATTTGTATGAAAAAAAATTATTATTGCATTATTTATCTTCAAAAAATGAGTTATCACTTAATATACATGTTAACGAAAATTCTCATCATTCTTTTTCTGAAAAAAAAATTAATAGTTTAAAAAAAACAAATATAAATTTAAATAATAATGATAAAAATTTAATCAAGAAAGATGTTTTTTTAAAAAAAGATTCTTTAAATTCAACAAATGATATAAATACTATCTATAATAAAAAAACAGAATCAATAATTTTAAAAAAGAAATATTTAAAAAATATGAATTCTGAAAAAAATATTGTTTATGAAAAAAAAACGGTAGATATTCCATCGTCTATATATTTTAAAAATAAAAAAAAAGATCATGTTATAAAAAATAAAAACCATTATAAAAAAAATTTTCATATAAATAAAAAGGTTAAAATAAATATAATCAATGATTCAATTAAAAAAAAATCTCTGTATAATTCTTCTTTAAATAATAATATAAATTTGCATAAATATGAAGATATAAATAATGTTTCTGAATATCAAAGTGATCGTTATATTCAAAATAATAAAGTTAAAAATAGTCAAAAAGTCAACGAGAATAATATAAAAAAAAAAAAACATGATAAAAAATTTTTTTTACATAAGAATAAAAATTATTCTTTATTAACAAATTTTATCAAACCAAAAAAAAAATTGATTCGTGAAGTTATTATTCATGACATGATTTCTATACAAGATTTAGCAAATAAAATGGCTATTAAAGGGTCAGAAATTATTAAGCGCATAAAAAATATTATTGATGTGACTGATGTTCATCAAGTTATTGATCAAACAACAGCACAATTAATTATAGAAGAAATGGGACATAAAGCAATTTTACAATATGAAAATAGTTTAGAAAGATTTATTATTAATCAAAATAAAATTTCAAGAAAGAAATATAATTCGGTACATCGTTCTCCAATAGTAACAATTATGGGGCATGTTGATCATGGAAAAACTTCTTTATTAGATTATATCCGTTCTACTAAAGTTGCTAAAAATGAATTTGGAGGTATTACACAACATATCGGAGCATATTGTGTTAATACAAAAAAAGGAAAAATTACTTTTTTAGATACTCCTGGTCATTCTGCATTTACAAAAATGAGAGCTCGTGGTGCACAAATTACTGATATTATTGTGCTAGTAGTGGCTGGTGATGATGGAGTAAAACCACAGACAATAGAAGCAATTCAACACGCAAAATCTGCTGGTGTACCTTTATTAGTTGCAATTAATAAAATTGATAAAATTGAATCCAACTCTGAGAAAGTGAAAAAAGAACTGATGAATTATGAAGTTATTCCAGAAGAATGGGGAGGAGAAACTATTTTTGTAAATATTTCTGCAATTACTGGAACTGGAATAGATAATTTATTAAGTGCAATTTTATTACAAGCAGAGGTTTTAGAATTAAAATCGACTGTTTCTGGAATGGCTATGGGAGTAGTTATTGAATCATATCTAGATAAATATCGCGGTCCTACAGCAACTATATTAGTTCAAGAGGGAAAATTAAGAAAAGGAGATAATGTACTTTGTGGTACAACTTATGGAAAAATACGAGTAATAATTGACTCTTATAATGATGAAAAAAAAGAAATAGGTCCATCAATTCCAGTAAAAATATTAGGTCTATCAGATGCACCAACTAGCGGTGATATTTTTCATGTAGTGAAGAATGAAAAAGATGCCCGAGAAGTAGCTTTATATAGGAAAAATAAAATAAAAAACAACCAATTTGAAAAAATGAAAAAAAATAGTTTAAATGATATATTTAATCGTATAAAAAACCAATCAATCAAAGAGTGTAATATAATTTTAAAAACCGATGTAAAAGGTTCATTAGAGGCCATTTCTAATGCAATTGTTGCTATACAAAATAAAGAAGTTAATATTAAAATTTTATATTCTAATGTTGGGAATATTACAGAGACAGATGTAAATTTTGCTATTTCTACTAAATCTATGATTCTTGGTTTTAATGTACAAACAAATATTACAGCAAAAAAACTCATTAAAAAAGAAAAAGTTGATGTTCGTTTTTATTCTGTAATATATACTCTAATTGATGATATTAAACTATTAATCAAAGGTTTAATATCTCCACAACATCAAACTATAGTAATTGGTTCAGCGGAAGTAAGAGATAAATTTCAATTAACAAAATCTACTGTTATTGTAGGATGTATGGTAGTGAATGGGTCCATCAAAAAAAATAATGCAGTTCGTATTTTAAGGAAAAAAAATATTATATATACAGGAGAAATAGGATCTTTACGTCGTTTTAAAGATGATGTAAAGTTAGTAGGTACAGGAAAGGAATGTGGAATTGGAATCAAGAATTATAATGATATTTGTGTTGGTGATGTGATAGAATCATTTGAAGTTATAGAAGTTAAGAAGTAA
- a CDS encoding BolA/IbaG family iron-sulfur metabolism protein — protein sequence MKNEKLKLHIIKHVELKKLYIEGNEDHIDITAIGNIFNGISNIKRQQLIYKPITKYILEKKIHAITIHTFTEQEWKNKKNKF from the coding sequence ATGAAAAACGAAAAATTAAAACTTCATATTATAAAACATGTTGAATTAAAAAAATTATATATTGAAGGAAATGAAGATCACATAGATATTACTGCGATCGGTAATATATTTAATGGAATAAGTAATATAAAAAGACAACAATTAATTTATAAACCAATTACAAAATATATTTTAGAAAAAAAAATACATGCAATAACAATACATACATTTACAGAACAAGAATGGAAAAATAAAAAAAATAAATTTTGA
- the rplU gene encoding 50S ribosomal protein L21: MYAIFAHGGKQYQAKKGQTIRLEKINLNIGQEYNISNILLIVKKNNIKIGNPNIDNSTITSKIIQHGKYKKITITKFKRRKHYKKKQGHRQNYTDIKIININI, translated from the coding sequence ATGTACGCAATTTTTGCACATGGAGGAAAACAATATCAAGCTAAAAAAGGACAAACTATTCGTTTAGAAAAAATTAATCTGAACATAGGACAAGAATACAACATATCCAATATACTTTTGATTGTAAAAAAAAATAATATTAAAATCGGCAATCCAAATATAGATAATAGTACTATTACAAGTAAAATCATACAACATGGAAAATATAAAAAAATTACAATAACAAAATTTAAAAGAAGAAAACATTATAAAAAAAAACAAGGACATAGACAAAATTACACGGATATAAAAATTATTAATATTAATATATAA
- the cgtA gene encoding Obg family GTPase CgtA, whose product MKFIDQVTITVSAGNGGNGCTHFRREKFEPKGGPDGGNGGDGGNIWIQSNQNLNTLVDYRFNSLISSEDGEPGKSKNKSGKNGSDKIIYVPIGTRIINSETKEIIADLNKIGEKILVAKGGKKGIGNRKFRSSTNQAPYKHTNGRKGEKYTLTLQLLLIADVGIIGLPNAGKSTLMHAISNAKPKIGEYPFTTLIPTLGKVKIKKNFFIIADIPGLIKGASHGSGLGIQFLQHIKKCRILLHLIDISLNKEIVIKNIKNIILEIRKYSREIYNKPIWIIFNKIDYYKNQEEKIKKKIIYIKNKTKINRNYFFISAKKKKGTKNLCNKISEYLSFILK is encoded by the coding sequence ATGAAATTCATTGATCAGGTGACCATCACAGTTTCTGCTGGTAATGGAGGCAACGGTTGTACCCATTTTAGAAGGGAAAAGTTTGAACCAAAGGGAGGTCCAGACGGAGGTAATGGAGGTGATGGAGGTAATATTTGGATTCAATCTAATCAAAATTTAAATACTTTAGTTGATTACAGATTTAATAGTCTTATTTCTTCCGAAGATGGTGAACCTGGAAAATCCAAAAACAAATCTGGAAAAAATGGCTCAGATAAAATCATTTATGTTCCAATAGGAACAAGAATTATTAACAGCGAAACAAAAGAAATTATTGCTGATTTAAACAAAATTGGAGAAAAGATATTAGTTGCAAAAGGTGGAAAAAAAGGAATAGGAAATAGAAAATTCAGATCATCAACTAATCAAGCTCCATATAAACACACTAATGGAAGAAAAGGAGAAAAATATACTCTAACATTGCAACTTTTATTAATTGCTGATGTAGGAATTATAGGATTACCCAATGCAGGTAAATCAACACTTATGCATGCTATTTCTAATGCAAAACCAAAAATTGGAGAATACCCTTTTACAACACTTATTCCTACTTTAGGAAAGGTAAAAATAAAAAAAAATTTTTTTATAATCGCAGATATACCTGGTTTAATTAAAGGTGCATCACATGGATCAGGACTTGGAATTCAATTCTTGCAACATATCAAAAAATGTCGAATTTTATTACATTTAATTGATATTTCTTTAAACAAAGAAATAGTAATAAAAAATATAAAAAACATTATACTAGAAATAAGAAAATATAGTCGTGAAATATATAATAAACCTATATGGATAATATTTAATAAAATTGATTATTATAAAAATCAAGAAGAAAAAATAAAAAAAAAAATTATATATATAAAAAATAAAACAAAAATTAACAGAAACTATTTTTTTATATCTGCTAAAAAGAAAAAAGGAACAAAAAATTTATGTAACAAAATATCAGAATATTTATCATTTATATTAAAATAA
- the rpmA gene encoding 50S ribosomal protein L27, whose protein sequence is MAQKKAGGSTRNGRDSHSKRLGVKKFGGEYVIPGSIIVRQRGTKFHAGKNTKIGRDHTIFAIQKGKIQFQKKGIKKKQYINIIV, encoded by the coding sequence ATGGCACAAAAAAAAGCTGGAGGATCAACCCGTAATGGAAGAGATTCACATTCTAAAAGATTAGGGGTAAAAAAATTTGGAGGAGAATACGTTATTCCAGGATCAATTATTGTACGACAAAGAGGAACAAAATTCCATGCTGGGAAAAATACAAAAATAGGAAGAGATCATACAATATTTGCGATTCAGAAGGGAAAAATACAGTTCCAAAAAAAAGGAATTAAAAAAAAACAGTATATTAATATAATTGTATAA
- the rpsI gene encoding 30S ribosomal protein S9 — protein MYKKNINYSTGRRKSSSARVFLKHGIGEIIVNKRSILDYFPLEESRIILLEPLKITNMLNKLDFYITVKGGGISGQLGAIRQGITRTLIKYDISFKTILRKSGFVTRDARKVERKKVGLRKSRKRPQFSKR, from the coding sequence ATGTATAAAAAAAATATTAATTATTCAACAGGACGTAGAAAAAGTTCCTCTGCCCGTGTTTTTTTGAAACATGGTATAGGGGAAATTATAGTTAATAAAAGAAGTATATTAGATTATTTTCCATTAGAAGAATCTCGTATAATACTTTTAGAACCATTAAAAATTACAAATATGTTAAATAAGTTAGATTTTTATATTACTGTTAAAGGAGGAGGTATTTCTGGACAATTAGGAGCTATTCGACAAGGAATTACTCGTACTTTAATAAAGTACGATATTTCTTTTAAAACAATTTTGAGAAAATCTGGTTTTGTTACTAGAGATGCTCGAAAAGTAGAAAGAAAAAAAGTTGGTTTAAGAAAATCAAGAAAAAGACCACAGTTTTCAAAAAGATAA
- the rplM gene encoding 50S ribosomal protein L13, translating into MKSFVAKNKNVKKNWFCIDAKNQILGRLSTRIAIYLTGKHKIEYTPHCDTGDFVIVLNVNKIIVTGKKKVKKFYYKHTGYVGGIKKISFQEMFTKNPEQVLRIAVKGMLPKNVLGRFMLSKLKIYASNTHNHQAQNPITLHL; encoded by the coding sequence ATGAAAAGTTTTGTTGCAAAAAATAAAAATGTAAAAAAAAATTGGTTTTGTATTGATGCAAAAAATCAAATTTTAGGTAGATTATCTACAAGAATTGCTATATATTTAACAGGAAAACATAAAATAGAATATACTCCCCATTGTGATACTGGAGATTTTGTAATTGTCTTAAATGTAAATAAAATAATTGTAACAGGAAAAAAAAAAGTAAAAAAATTTTATTATAAACATACTGGTTATGTTGGTGGTATAAAAAAAATCTCTTTTCAAGAAATGTTTACAAAAAATCCTGAACAAGTTCTTAGGATTGCTGTCAAAGGGATGCTTCCGAAAAATGTGTTAGGTCGTTTTATGTTATCTAAATTAAAAATTTATGCATCTAATACGCATAATCATCAAGCGCAAAATCCGATAACATTACATCTTTAA